The Methyloferula stellata AR4 genome includes a window with the following:
- a CDS encoding sigma-70 family RNA polymerase sigma factor — MIGASRAERNKTYIFTETNTGARVRGNDREQGWAALMRAGNAGDAAAYQQLLRELTPVLRAAARRGLSAGGYAAMDAEDVVQETLLAIHLKRQTWESQSPFSPWLWAIVRHKTIDVLRRRGRKIHVPIDDFADVLGSEEAEPSMLVEDIDRHLKSLPDRQRNVVRIIAVDGASISEAADRLSMSAGAVRVALHRGLAALAAKFRMSEA; from the coding sequence GTGATTGGGGCGAGTCGGGCCGAGCGTAACAAAACCTATATATTCACCGAAACCAATACGGGAGCGCGTGTGCGCGGCAATGATCGAGAGCAGGGATGGGCGGCCCTGATGCGGGCCGGCAATGCCGGTGACGCGGCGGCCTATCAGCAATTGCTGCGCGAATTGACTCCGGTTCTTCGAGCCGCGGCGCGGCGCGGGCTGTCGGCGGGTGGATATGCCGCCATGGATGCGGAGGATGTGGTGCAGGAGACTTTGCTCGCGATTCATCTCAAACGCCAGACTTGGGAGTCGCAGTCTCCCTTCAGTCCGTGGCTATGGGCGATCGTGCGCCATAAGACCATCGACGTCTTGCGGCGCCGCGGGCGCAAAATCCATGTGCCGATCGACGATTTCGCGGACGTTCTAGGCAGTGAGGAAGCCGAACCCTCCATGCTTGTGGAAGACATCGACCGCCATCTCAAAAGCCTGCCGGACCGGCAGCGCAATGTCGTGCGGATCATCGCCGTCGATGGCGCATCGATCAGCGAGGCTGCGGACCGGCTGTCCATGAGCGCTGGAGCGGTTCGCGTGGCCCTGCATCGCGGGCTCGCCGCCCTGGCTGCGAAGTTCAGAATGAGCGAAGCATGA
- a CDS encoding DUF2282 domain-containing protein, whose product MMTVKTNVAGISLAGSLATALALLASPASAGPAPGQPTMDKCYGVSLKSQNDCAAGAGTSCAGTSKVDYDPAAWKYVAKGTCETISTPKGMGSLKAKS is encoded by the coding sequence ATGATGACTGTGAAGACAAACGTTGCCGGCATTTCCTTGGCCGGCTCGCTCGCCACCGCCCTTGCGCTCCTTGCAAGCCCCGCCTCCGCCGGCCCGGCCCCGGGTCAGCCGACGATGGATAAATGTTACGGCGTCAGCCTCAAGTCCCAGAACGATTGCGCCGCGGGCGCGGGCACGAGCTGCGCCGGCACGTCGAAGGTCGATTATGACCCCGCCGCCTGGAAATATGTCGCCAAGGGCACCTGCGAGACAATCTCGACGCCGAAGGGCATGGGCTCGCTCAAAGCCAAGTCCTAA
- a CDS encoding DUF692 domain-containing protein — translation MSRPSLLPCATGVGFKPQHFQSIAAEQQPLGFFEIHAENYMGAGGRPHAQLQYLRAHYALSIHGVGLSVGAAGPLDGDHLARLKHLCNRYDPQSISEHLAWSSHGGAFLNDLLPLPYTEETLAMVSAHVDQIQATLQRQILLENPATYVRFGQSVLSETDFIAEIARRTGCGLLLDVNNVFVSAVNHGTDPRAYIASFPLGQVREIHLAGHAEADDGGTPLLIDAHGSPVADPVMALYAEVIAKAGPIPTLIEWDNDVPDWPQLLAEAQSAQAVLDARKSKGAQSAAAA, via the coding sequence ATGAGCCGCCCGTCGCTTCTTCCCTGCGCCACAGGGGTCGGCTTCAAGCCGCAGCATTTCCAGTCCATCGCCGCGGAGCAGCAACCGCTCGGCTTCTTCGAGATCCATGCTGAAAATTACATGGGCGCCGGCGGCAGGCCGCATGCGCAACTGCAATATCTCCGCGCGCATTACGCTCTTTCAATTCACGGCGTCGGTCTTTCCGTCGGCGCGGCGGGGCCGCTCGACGGCGATCATCTCGCACGGCTGAAACATCTGTGCAACCGCTATGATCCACAGAGCATTTCGGAACATTTGGCCTGGTCGTCGCACGGTGGCGCGTTTTTAAACGACCTGCTCCCGCTGCCCTATACGGAAGAGACGCTGGCCATGGTCAGCGCCCATGTGGATCAGATCCAGGCCACGCTGCAAAGGCAGATTCTTCTCGAAAATCCAGCGACTTACGTGCGTTTCGGGCAATCGGTCCTAAGCGAGACGGATTTCATCGCCGAGATCGCCCGCCGCACCGGCTGCGGCCTCCTGCTCGATGTCAACAATGTCTTCGTTTCGGCCGTCAATCACGGCACCGATCCTCGCGCCTATATTGCGAGCTTTCCGCTCGGCCAAGTGCGGGAGATTCATCTTGCCGGCCACGCCGAGGCCGATGACGGAGGCACTCCCTTGCTGATCGATGCACATGGCTCGCCCGTCGCCGATCCCGTCATGGCGCTTTACGCGGAGGTGATCGCCAAAGCCGGGCCGATCCCGACCCTGATCGAATGGGACAATGACGTTCCGGACTGGCCGCAGCTTCTCGCCGAAGCGCAAAGCGCGCAGGCCGTTCTCGATGCCCGCAAATCCAAAGGCGCGCAAAGCGCCGCCGCTGCTTGA
- a CDS encoding DNA-binding domain-containing protein: MFAALQRDFAEALADPARAVPEDIAACHADGAARRFSIYRNNVAVGLLDALAARFPVTQQIVGEAFFKSIARLYIAAHPPMSPLMMFYGDDFPGFIASFEAARDLAYLPDVARLEAARTRAYHAEDAAPLDAAALQSIEAEDLGDLRFSLHPAVEIVSSPYPVVTILAMHMGETPLAEITDWQGEEALVSRPYLDVDIRCLPPGGGAFLRILGDGHPLAKAVEAAVAAHPGFDLAVNLAGLFSAGLVTSLSIIASEEMSP; encoded by the coding sequence ATGTTCGCCGCTCTTCAACGCGACTTCGCCGAGGCTCTCGCCGATCCGGCCCGAGCCGTGCCGGAGGATATAGCCGCCTGCCATGCCGACGGCGCGGCCCGGCGCTTTTCTATTTATCGCAACAATGTCGCCGTCGGACTCCTCGACGCGCTCGCCGCGCGTTTCCCGGTGACGCAGCAAATCGTCGGTGAAGCCTTCTTCAAGAGTATCGCGCGTCTCTACATCGCTGCGCATCCGCCAATGTCGCCGCTGATGATGTTTTACGGCGACGATTTTCCCGGCTTCATCGCCTCTTTCGAGGCCGCAAGGGACCTAGCTTATCTTCCCGACGTGGCCCGCCTCGAAGCGGCCCGCACGCGTGCCTATCATGCCGAGGATGCCGCGCCGCTCGATGCCGCCGCGCTTCAGTCGATCGAGGCTGAAGACCTGGGCGATTTGCGTTTCAGCCTGCATCCAGCCGTGGAGATCGTCTCGTCGCCCTATCCGGTCGTCACGATCCTCGCGATGCATATGGGCGAAACCCCGCTCGCCGAAATCACGGACTGGCAGGGTGAAGAAGCGCTCGTATCGCGGCCATATCTCGATGTCGATATTCGCTGCCTGCCGCCGGGCGGTGGCGCTTTTCTGCGCATTTTGGGCGATGGGCACCCCCTGGCAAAGGCCGTCGAAGCCGCTGTGGCGGCCCACCCCGGTTTCGACCTTGCCGTCAATCTTGCCGGCCTCTTCAGTGCCGGTCTTGTCACGTCTCTTTCGATTATTGCATCAGAGGAAATGTCCCCATGA
- a CDS encoding DoxX family protein, with amino-acid sequence MSELSLTPTKPLSGLVALIAQITGLLDKIPQSFLSLCARVFPAAVFWLSGETKVDGFHLKDSAVALFREEYALPLIDPTIAAYMAAFAEHFFPVLLVIGLASRFAALALLGMTAVIEIFVYPDAWPLHGIWATCFLVVIARGAGKFSLDYLIARHYGLAK; translated from the coding sequence ATGAGCGAATTGTCTCTCACCCCAACCAAGCCACTTTCGGGCCTAGTCGCGCTGATCGCACAGATCACCGGACTGCTGGACAAGATCCCGCAATCCTTCCTGTCGCTTTGCGCGCGGGTTTTTCCAGCCGCCGTCTTCTGGCTGTCGGGCGAAACCAAGGTCGATGGATTTCATTTGAAGGACAGCGCGGTCGCTCTGTTTCGCGAGGAATATGCCCTGCCCCTCATCGACCCGACGATCGCAGCTTACATGGCGGCCTTCGCCGAGCACTTCTTTCCGGTGCTGCTCGTCATCGGCTTAGCCAGCCGTTTTGCCGCCCTGGCGCTTCTCGGAATGACGGCGGTGATCGAGATCTTCGTCTATCCCGACGCATGGCCGCTGCATGGCATTTGGGCCACCTGTTTTCTCGTCGTGATCGCGCGCGGCGCCGGGAAATTCTCGCTCGATTATCTGATCGCGCGGCATTACGGCTTGGCGAAGTAA
- the galE gene encoding UDP-glucose 4-epimerase GalE encodes MSVLVTGGAGYIGGHMVLELLDAGEKVVVLDDLSTGFAWAVPDGVPLIVGDFGDMALVDEIVRAHQIDAIAHFAAKIVVPESVADPLLYYANNTAKARNLLECAVRNKVKHFIFSSTAAVYGEPKTNPVTEDVGLAPINPYGRSKLMVEWMLEDTAKACGLTYAVLRYFNVAGADPKGRLGQSTPQATHLIKVAVQAALGHRKGMDVFGTDYPTPDGTCIRDYIQVTDLVRAHVQALAYLRSGGASLTCNCGYGHGRSVLEVIKVVKKVTGIDFEVRLSGRRPGDPAALVAGADRIRAVLGWQPRYDDLEVIVRQAFEWERRLHNRKGG; translated from the coding sequence ATGAGCGTTCTCGTCACGGGCGGCGCCGGTTATATCGGCGGCCATATGGTCCTGGAGCTTCTTGATGCCGGCGAAAAAGTCGTCGTGCTCGACGATCTTTCGACGGGGTTTGCCTGGGCGGTTCCAGATGGCGTTCCGCTGATCGTCGGCGATTTCGGGGATATGGCGCTGGTCGACGAGATTGTACGTGCGCATCAAATCGACGCCATCGCACATTTCGCCGCGAAGATCGTCGTGCCCGAGTCCGTCGCCGATCCCTTGCTCTATTATGCGAATAATACGGCCAAGGCCCGCAATCTGCTTGAATGCGCCGTGCGCAACAAGGTCAAGCATTTCATCTTTTCGTCGACGGCGGCGGTCTATGGCGAGCCGAAGACAAATCCCGTAACCGAAGATGTGGGGCTCGCACCGATCAATCCTTATGGCCGCTCGAAGCTCATGGTCGAGTGGATGCTCGAAGATACGGCCAAGGCCTGTGGGCTCACTTATGCGGTGCTGCGCTATTTCAATGTCGCGGGCGCCGATCCCAAAGGCCGCCTCGGCCAATCGACGCCGCAAGCGACGCATCTGATCAAAGTGGCCGTGCAGGCGGCGTTAGGCCACCGCAAAGGCATGGATGTCTTCGGCACCGATTATCCGACGCCAGACGGCACCTGCATCCGCGATTATATCCAAGTCACCGATCTGGTACGCGCGCATGTGCAGGCTTTGGCCTATTTGCGCAGCGGCGGCGCGAGCCTCACCTGCAATTGCGGCTATGGCCACGGACGCTCGGTTCTCGAAGTTATCAAAGTCGTGAAGAAAGTCACCGGCATCGATTTCGAGGTGAGGCTCTCAGGCCGCCGGCCAGGCGATCCGGCGGCGCTTGTCGCTGGCGCCGATCGCATCCGCGCCGTGCTGGGCTGGCAGCCGCGCTATGATGATCTCGAAGTCATTGTCCGGCAGGCTTTCGAATGGGAGCGCCGGCTGCATAACCGGAAGGGTGGCTGA
- a CDS encoding Nramp family divalent metal transporter, whose protein sequence is MTQGFREDQDPEITDSAIMPPKARLFKILGPGLITGASDDDPSGIATYSQAGAQFGYSLGWTLIYSLPLMIAIQMISARIGRTTGRGLAGILRLYYPNWLLQGAVSLLLIANTINLGADLGAMGDALDLLLPGPVWLYVICFGSLCIAMQVAFSYSRYVSILKWLTISLFSYVATLAVVHVDWRAMAAQSLVPHFIWDEHFLPTVVAVFGTTISPYLFFWQSSEEAEDVQHYPVREKLLSAPEQSKSALDRIGIDTFVGMSFSNTIALAIMTTAGATFYVSGNHDIQSSAQAAKALEPLAGHFAAFIFTLGILGTGLLAVPVLAGSAAYAVGEALKWPVGFGRQVQEAKAFYATVVLATLVGMMINFSGINPIKALFWSAVLNGVVAVPIMVVMMMMAARKDILGRFAINGWLKFLGWLATGLMIVCVTAMFAGFFLPS, encoded by the coding sequence TTGACCCAAGGCTTTCGCGAAGACCAGGACCCCGAGATCACCGATTCGGCCATCATGCCGCCGAAGGCCCGCCTGTTCAAAATTCTCGGGCCGGGATTGATCACGGGCGCGTCCGACGACGATCCGAGCGGTATTGCCACCTATTCGCAGGCAGGCGCGCAATTCGGCTATAGCCTAGGTTGGACGCTCATCTACAGCCTGCCGCTGATGATCGCCATACAGATGATCTCGGCACGCATCGGCCGCACCACCGGGCGCGGACTTGCCGGTATCCTGCGTCTCTATTATCCGAACTGGCTGCTGCAAGGCGCCGTCTCCCTATTACTCATCGCCAATACGATCAACCTCGGCGCCGACCTCGGCGCCATGGGCGATGCGCTCGATCTTCTGCTGCCTGGCCCGGTCTGGCTTTATGTCATCTGCTTCGGCAGTCTCTGCATCGCGATGCAGGTCGCCTTCAGTTACTCGCGTTATGTTTCCATTCTCAAATGGCTGACGATCTCGCTCTTTTCCTATGTCGCCACTCTGGCCGTGGTCCATGTCGACTGGCGGGCGATGGCCGCGCAAAGCCTCGTCCCGCATTTTATCTGGGACGAGCATTTTTTGCCGACCGTCGTCGCCGTCTTCGGCACGACGATCAGCCCCTATCTCTTCTTTTGGCAATCGTCCGAAGAGGCCGAAGACGTGCAGCACTATCCGGTGCGCGAAAAGCTTCTCTCAGCGCCGGAACAGAGCAAAAGCGCGCTCGACCGGATCGGGATCGACACATTCGTCGGCATGAGCTTTTCGAATACGATCGCCTTGGCCATCATGACGACTGCGGGCGCCACCTTCTACGTCAGCGGCAATCACGACATTCAAAGTTCCGCGCAAGCCGCCAAGGCGCTCGAGCCTCTGGCCGGACATTTCGCCGCTTTCATTTTCACCCTCGGCATTTTGGGGACCGGCCTTTTGGCGGTTCCCGTGCTTGCCGGCTCCGCCGCCTACGCCGTCGGCGAGGCTTTGAAATGGCCGGTCGGCTTCGGCCGGCAGGTACAGGAAGCCAAGGCATTTTACGCGACCGTCGTGCTTGCGACGCTCGTCGGCATGATGATCAATTTCTCGGGGATCAATCCGATCAAGGCGTTGTTTTGGAGCGCCGTTCTCAACGGCGTCGTCGCCGTCCCAATCATGGTCGTCATGATGATGATGGCGGCGCGCAAGGATATTCTGGGCCGGTTCGCCATCAACGGCTGGTTGAAGTTTCTGGGCTGGCTCGCGACGGGCCTCATGATCGTCTGCGTCACGGCGATGTTCGCGGGTTTTTTCCTTCCGTCGTGA
- a CDS encoding tetratricopeptide repeat protein has translation MRFGLIGTAVLAGTILAAADARAQLSSPQWTTCTGKAGVDWKEQIKSCTILIASSFETADNRAIAYVRRGIAYNNEGELDNAIVDYGEAIKTRPNHAEAYYNRGNAYLSKGDNAKAITDFDSAIAIDIKNAAAYRSRGLAYLYSGNSSKALADIEEASKLNPHDPYSAIWADIVAQRAKAPSPLQQALSQLRSQTWPAPVIRMFLGQIKPDALLTAAEDPDATKKQGKMCEAQFYSGEWVLRSGDKGEATRLFKLAANACPKDFLEWTAANAELKALGAAP, from the coding sequence ATGCGCTTTGGACTTATTGGAACCGCGGTACTCGCCGGAACCATTTTGGCAGCTGCCGACGCCCGGGCTCAGCTTTCATCGCCGCAATGGACGACCTGCACAGGAAAAGCCGGCGTGGACTGGAAGGAGCAGATCAAGAGCTGCACCATATTGATCGCGTCGAGTTTTGAAACGGCCGACAATCGCGCCATTGCTTACGTTCGCCGGGGCATAGCCTATAATAACGAGGGTGAACTCGACAATGCCATCGTCGATTACGGCGAGGCCATCAAGACCCGCCCCAACCACGCCGAAGCCTATTACAATCGAGGCAACGCCTATTTGAGCAAAGGCGATAATGCCAAAGCCATCACCGACTTCGACAGTGCGATCGCGATCGACATCAAAAATGCCGCCGCCTACCGGAGTCGCGGCCTCGCATATCTCTATAGCGGCAACTCCTCCAAGGCACTGGCTGACATTGAGGAAGCAAGCAAACTCAATCCGCATGATCCATACAGCGCCATATGGGCCGATATCGTCGCCCAACGCGCAAAAGCTCCAAGTCCCTTGCAGCAAGCGCTCTCGCAATTAAGGTCACAGACATGGCCCGCACCGGTCATTCGCATGTTTCTCGGTCAGATCAAACCGGACGCCCTGCTTACCGCCGCGGAAGATCCGGACGCCACGAAAAAGCAAGGCAAAATGTGCGAAGCCCAATTTTACAGCGGCGAATGGGTACTTCGAAGCGGCGATAAAGGCGAAGCAACGCGGCTTTTTAAACTCGCGGCAAATGCCTGTCCGAAGGACTTCCTCGAATGGACCGCGGCCAATGCCGAACTCAAGGCCCTTGGCGCGGCGCCCTAG
- a CDS encoding PEP/pyruvate-binding domain-containing protein: MSQNQQPLFIAGNGSSPDVTAEIAGSKAALIWQMARLGLNVPPAFVMPTSLCAGVDAGDEAALEALRTGLDTGIAWLEKTTGRRFGDSRAPLLVSVRSGAAASMPGMLETILDIGLNTETVHGLIRMSGNPRLAFDSFRRLVQGYAEVVLHVPGTCFEERLADMIKREGVENETELDPDALERLTREFRGLALQISGHGLPEDPREQLKEAAIAVYRSWQSAKACEYRRLNHLDGLKGTAVTVQCMVFGNSGGNSGAGVAFSRNPATGARELYVDFLFDAQGEDVVSGRRTPGHAERLAERLPDAAKGLQEGIGRIEAEFRDAQDVEFTVDGGELYFLQTRTAKRSPRAALHIAVDLVHEGAIDFKTALARLGHIDIDQLAVARFAASAPAVATAISAAPGVATGRVAFDSKRAKELAAMGEPVILVRHDTSTEDVEGFAVAAGILTAVGGRTAHAAVVARQLGKICLVGCRTLAIDEARREAMLGDTRICDGDWLSLDGDAGEVTLGKREIILERPPELAEVERWQAETLAREPA; this comes from the coding sequence ATGAGTCAAAATCAGCAGCCCCTTTTCATCGCTGGCAATGGCAGTTCGCCGGACGTCACCGCCGAGATCGCGGGCTCCAAGGCCGCGCTCATCTGGCAGATGGCGCGGCTCGGTCTCAATGTGCCGCCGGCTTTCGTGATGCCGACAAGCCTTTGCGCCGGCGTCGATGCGGGGGACGAAGCGGCGCTCGAAGCGCTTCGCACCGGGCTCGACACGGGCATTGCCTGGCTTGAAAAGACAACCGGCAGGCGTTTCGGCGATAGCCGCGCGCCTCTGCTCGTTTCGGTGCGCTCGGGTGCGGCGGCCTCCATGCCCGGCATGCTGGAAACCATCCTCGACATCGGCCTCAATACTGAAACCGTGCATGGTCTGATCCGCATGAGCGGCAATCCACGCCTTGCTTTCGATAGTTTCCGCCGGCTCGTCCAGGGCTATGCCGAAGTCGTTTTGCATGTGCCGGGCACGTGTTTCGAAGAACGGCTTGCCGATATGATCAAGCGCGAAGGCGTCGAGAACGAGACCGAACTCGATCCCGATGCGCTCGAACGCCTGACCCGCGAGTTTCGCGGATTGGCGTTGCAGATCTCCGGCCATGGCCTGCCGGAAGATCCGCGCGAACAATTGAAGGAAGCCGCCATCGCGGTCTATCGCTCATGGCAAAGCGCGAAGGCCTGCGAATATCGCAGGCTCAATCATCTCGACGGGCTCAAGGGCACGGCGGTCACTGTGCAATGCATGGTGTTTGGCAATTCCGGCGGAAACTCAGGCGCGGGCGTCGCCTTCAGCCGCAATCCGGCGACCGGCGCGCGTGAGCTTTATGTCGATTTCCTCTTCGATGCCCAAGGCGAAGACGTGGTCTCCGGACGGCGCACGCCCGGACATGCGGAACGGCTCGCCGAACGCCTGCCGGACGCGGCGAAAGGCCTGCAGGAGGGCATAGGGCGGATCGAAGCCGAATTCCGTGACGCACAGGACGTGGAATTCACGGTCGATGGCGGCGAACTCTATTTTCTGCAGACGCGCACGGCCAAGCGCTCGCCGCGCGCCGCGCTCCATATCGCGGTCGACCTCGTCCACGAGGGCGCCATCGACTTCAAGACGGCACTTGCGCGTTTGGGGCATATCGACATCGATCAGTTGGCCGTCGCGCGTTTTGCCGCGTCTGCGCCGGCGGTCGCAACGGCGATCTCGGCCGCGCCGGGCGTTGCCACGGGCCGCGTGGCGTTTGACTCGAAACGCGCCAAGGAATTGGCTGCGATGGGCGAACCCGTCATCTTGGTGCGCCACGATACATCGACGGAGGACGTCGAAGGATTTGCCGTCGCGGCGGGCATTCTGACCGCAGTCGGCGGCCGCACGGCGCATGCCGCCGTTGTCGCCCGCCAACTCGGCAAAATCTGTCTCGTCGGTTGCCGGACACTCGCGATCGACGAGGCGCGGCGCGAAGCCATGCTCGGCGACACCAGGATTTGCGACGGCGATTGGCTCTCGCTCGACGGCGATGCCGGCGAAGTGACGCTCGGCAAGCGCGAGATCATCCTAGAGCGGCCGCCAGAGCTCGCCGAGGTCGAGCGATGGCAGGCCGAGACGCTTGCGCGTGAGCCGGCCTGA